A single region of the Gasterosteus aculeatus chromosome 1, fGasAcu3.hap1.1, whole genome shotgun sequence genome encodes:
- the enpp4 gene encoding bis(5'-adenosyl)-triphosphatase enpp4 isoform X2 has protein sequence MLLQMLVGLLCAVGASGTDNGTAQPGPPPLLLVSFDGFRADYLKRFPMPNLERLYSQGVLVEQLTNVFITKTFPNHYSLVTGLYAESHGILASNMYDPVTHKSFHVGGNVSDPVWWSEARPLWLTAQDSGYKTATAMWPGSDVAIGNRTASHFLPYNSHVTFQQRLKNVTKWMLGDEKEPAAMFAALYWEEPDRSGHIFGPDNDTAMSQVLKEVDANVGLLVEELTSTGLWGRVNVLVTSDHGMAQCSAERLIRLDDCLHPDNYTLVDLSPVTALIPRQDPEGVFDLLNKCHPHMTVYLKSAIPDRLHYRNNGRTQPIILIAAEGWTIVRNGNQLPRLGDHGYDNSLPSMHPFMAAAGPSFRQGYRVGSLQSVDIYPLMCRLLSVPAQPNNGTLNRARCLLVAETCWEVPVMVALVVGVLLVLTVITVLFKFLRYRRPSSSRPFQRLQVDDDDDDEPLLE, from the exons ATGTTGCTGCAAATGCTCGTGGGCCTCCTGTGTGCCGTCGGGGCCTCGGGCACTGACAACGGCACGGCACAACCGGGCCCCCCGCCCCTGCTGCTGGTGTCGTTTGACGGCTTCCGCGCGGACTACCTGAAGCGGTTCCCGATGCCCAACCTGGAACGCCTTTACAGCCAGGGGGTCCTGGTGGAGCAGCTCACCAACGTCTTCATCACTAAGACGTTTCCCAACCACTACAGCCTG GTGACGGGGCTGTACGCGGAGTCCCACGGCATCCTGGCCAGCAACATGTACGACCCGGTCACCCACAAGAGCTTCCACGTGGGCGGCAACGTGTCCGACCCGGTGTGGTGGAGCGAGGCGCGGCCGCTCTGGCTCACGGCGCAGGACTCCGGCTACAAGACGGCGACCGCCATGTGGCCCGGCTCCGACGTGGCCATTGGCAACCGCACTGCGTCGCACTTCCTGCCCTACAACTCCCACGTGACCTTCCAACAGCGGCTGAAGAACGTGACCAAGTGGATGCTGGGAGATGAAAAGGAGCCAGCGGCGATGTTCGCAGCGCTCTACTGGGAGGAACCGGACCGGTCGGGTCACATATTCGGCCCGGACAACGACACTGCCATGAGCCAAGTGCTGAAGGAG GTGGACGCCAACGTGggcctgctggtggaggagctgaccAGCACCGGCCTCTGGGGCCGCGTCAACGTGCTGGTGACCAGTGACCACGGCATGGCCCAGTGCTCAGCCGAGCGCCTTATACGGCTGGACGACTGCCTCCACCCCGACAACTACACGCTGGTGGATCTCTCCCCCGTCACGGCCCTCATCCCACGCCAAG ACCCGGAAGGTGTCTTCGACTTGCTGAATAAGTGCCACCCCCACATGACGGTGTATTTGAAGTCGGCCATCCCCGACAGGCTCCACTACCGGAACAATGGCCGCACTCAGCCCATCATTCTGATCGCCGCCGAGGGCTGGACCATTGTGCGGAATGGGAACCAGCTGCCTCGCC TGGGCGACCACGGCTACGACAACTCCCTGCCCAGCATGCACCCCTTCATGGCGGCGGCGGGGCCCAGCTTCCGCCAGGGCTATCGGGTGGGCAGCCTGCAGAGCGTGGACATCTACCCGCTGATGTGCCGCCTGCTGTCAGTGCCGGCGCAGCCCAACAACGGCACCCTGAACCGGGCGCGGTGCCTGCTAGTCGCCGAGACCTGCTGGGAGGTCCCCGTGATGGTCGCCTTGGTGGTGGGCGTCCTGCTGGTGCTCACCGTGATCACCG TTCTGTTCAAGTTTCTGAGGTACCGCCGCCCATCAAGCTCGCGGCCCTTCCAGAGGCTGCAGgtcgacgacgacgatgatgacgagCCCCTGCTGGAGTAA
- the enpp4 gene encoding bis(5'-adenosyl)-triphosphatase enpp4 isoform X1 — protein sequence MFMTLPLNLRMLLQMLVGLLCAVGASGTDNGTAQPGPPPLLLVSFDGFRADYLKRFPMPNLERLYSQGVLVEQLTNVFITKTFPNHYSLVTGLYAESHGILASNMYDPVTHKSFHVGGNVSDPVWWSEARPLWLTAQDSGYKTATAMWPGSDVAIGNRTASHFLPYNSHVTFQQRLKNVTKWMLGDEKEPAAMFAALYWEEPDRSGHIFGPDNDTAMSQVLKEVDANVGLLVEELTSTGLWGRVNVLVTSDHGMAQCSAERLIRLDDCLHPDNYTLVDLSPVTALIPRQDPEGVFDLLNKCHPHMTVYLKSAIPDRLHYRNNGRTQPIILIAAEGWTIVRNGNQLPRLGDHGYDNSLPSMHPFMAAAGPSFRQGYRVGSLQSVDIYPLMCRLLSVPAQPNNGTLNRARCLLVAETCWEVPVMVALVVGVLLVLTVITVLFKFLRYRRPSSSRPFQRLQVDDDDDDEPLLE from the exons ATGTTTATGACACTCCCACTGAATCTCAGGATGTTGCTGCAAATGCTCGTGGGCCTCCTGTGTGCCGTCGGGGCCTCGGGCACTGACAACGGCACGGCACAACCGGGCCCCCCGCCCCTGCTGCTGGTGTCGTTTGACGGCTTCCGCGCGGACTACCTGAAGCGGTTCCCGATGCCCAACCTGGAACGCCTTTACAGCCAGGGGGTCCTGGTGGAGCAGCTCACCAACGTCTTCATCACTAAGACGTTTCCCAACCACTACAGCCTG GTGACGGGGCTGTACGCGGAGTCCCACGGCATCCTGGCCAGCAACATGTACGACCCGGTCACCCACAAGAGCTTCCACGTGGGCGGCAACGTGTCCGACCCGGTGTGGTGGAGCGAGGCGCGGCCGCTCTGGCTCACGGCGCAGGACTCCGGCTACAAGACGGCGACCGCCATGTGGCCCGGCTCCGACGTGGCCATTGGCAACCGCACTGCGTCGCACTTCCTGCCCTACAACTCCCACGTGACCTTCCAACAGCGGCTGAAGAACGTGACCAAGTGGATGCTGGGAGATGAAAAGGAGCCAGCGGCGATGTTCGCAGCGCTCTACTGGGAGGAACCGGACCGGTCGGGTCACATATTCGGCCCGGACAACGACACTGCCATGAGCCAAGTGCTGAAGGAG GTGGACGCCAACGTGggcctgctggtggaggagctgaccAGCACCGGCCTCTGGGGCCGCGTCAACGTGCTGGTGACCAGTGACCACGGCATGGCCCAGTGCTCAGCCGAGCGCCTTATACGGCTGGACGACTGCCTCCACCCCGACAACTACACGCTGGTGGATCTCTCCCCCGTCACGGCCCTCATCCCACGCCAAG ACCCGGAAGGTGTCTTCGACTTGCTGAATAAGTGCCACCCCCACATGACGGTGTATTTGAAGTCGGCCATCCCCGACAGGCTCCACTACCGGAACAATGGCCGCACTCAGCCCATCATTCTGATCGCCGCCGAGGGCTGGACCATTGTGCGGAATGGGAACCAGCTGCCTCGCC TGGGCGACCACGGCTACGACAACTCCCTGCCCAGCATGCACCCCTTCATGGCGGCGGCGGGGCCCAGCTTCCGCCAGGGCTATCGGGTGGGCAGCCTGCAGAGCGTGGACATCTACCCGCTGATGTGCCGCCTGCTGTCAGTGCCGGCGCAGCCCAACAACGGCACCCTGAACCGGGCGCGGTGCCTGCTAGTCGCCGAGACCTGCTGGGAGGTCCCCGTGATGGTCGCCTTGGTGGTGGGCGTCCTGCTGGTGCTCACCGTGATCACCG TTCTGTTCAAGTTTCTGAGGTACCGCCGCCCATCAAGCTCGCGGCCCTTCCAGAGGCTGCAGgtcgacgacgacgatgatgacgagCCCCTGCTGGAGTAA
- the clic5a gene encoding chloride intracellular channel protein 5a isoform X2, translating to MDPLYENPESTYENLPSSVYDLTYEAPFDEPSKPAAEYENTGRARGQMPTPPALPPPRPLAEERRSSSSSSSSSSSSSSSSAHAEDEDKAEVKENNREDDKEEEEKREVEESNTYPNWGRGSPEANGGNFSRRSSSSSSSSSAVSDKEEPEEKPEPEKEEPKIQLYVKAGSDGESIGNCPFSQRLFMILWLKGVVFNVTTVDLKRKPADLHNLAPGTHPPFLTFQGEVLTDVNKIEEYLEEMLVPPKYPKLASKNRESNTAGNDIFAKFSAYVKNKRPDKNRALEKGLDKSLAKLNTYLESPLPDELQVGHNRGEGESKRKYLDGDELTLADCNLLPKLHVVKVVSKKYRNYEIPSEFRGLWRYLGNAYERDEFTNTCAADVEIELAYKDVAKRLGK from the exons ATGGATCCCCTGTACGAGAACCCCGAGTCCACCTACGAGAACCTGCCGTCGAGTGTGTACGACCTGACCTACGAGGCGCCATTCGACGAGCCCTCAAAGCCGGCCGCGGAGTACGAGAACACTGGACGGGCCAGAGGTCAGATGCCGACTCCCCCTGCTCTCCCCCCGCCTCGGCCTCTCgcggaggagagacggagcagttcatcctcatcctcgtcctcctcctcctcctcttcttcttcagcgcACGCTGAAGATGAAGATAAAGCAGAGGTGAAGGAAAATAACAGGGAGGatgacaaagaggaagaggagaagagagaggtggaggagagcaaCACGTACCCGAATTGGGGGAGGGGGTCCCCGGAGGCGAACGGCGGCAACTTTTCCCGCAGATCCTCGTCTTCGTCGTCATCGTCTTCGGCGGTGTCTGACAAGGAGGAGCCTGAGGAGAAGCCAGAGCCTGAAAAAGAGGAACCTAAAATCCAACTTTATGTCAAG GCTGGGAGTGACGGGGAGAGCATCGGAAACTGTCCCTTCTCTCAGCGCCTCTTTATGATCCTCTGGCTCAAAGGTGTCGTCTTCAATGTCACCACCGTCGACCTCAAGAG GAAACCGGCTGACCTTCACAACTTGGCCCCGGGTACACACCCGCCCTTCCTCACCTTCCAGGGGGAGGTTCTCACTGACGTCAACAAAATAGAGGAGTACCTGGAGGAGATGCTGGTTCCACCAAA GTATCCCAAACTTGCATCAAAGAATCGGGAATCCAACACAGCGGGGAACGACATATTTGCAAAGTTCTCCGCTTATGTCAAAAACAAACGGCCAGATAAAAATCGAG CATTAGAGAAAGGTCTAGACAAGTCCCTGGCTAAGCTCAATACGTATCTGGAGAGTCCTCTCCCCGACGAGCTTCAGGTGGGACACAACAGAGGCGAGGGCGAATCCAAGCGCAAGTACCTGGACGGAGACGAACTGACGCTGGCTGACTGCAACCTTCTGCCCAAACTTCACGTTGTCAAG GTGGTTTCGAAGAAATACCGGAACTATGAAATTCCCTCTGAATTCCGAGGGTTGTGGCGTTACCTCGGCAACGCCTACGAACGAGACGAGTTCACCAACACGTGCGCAGCGGATGTGGAAATCGAGCTGGCCTACAAGGACGTGGCAAAGAGGTTGGGAAAGTGA
- the clic5a gene encoding chloride intracellular channel protein 5a isoform X3, with protein sequence MTDTAAGEDKDPDIELFVKAGSDGESIGNCPFSQRLFMILWLKGVVFNVTTVDLKRKPADLHNLAPGTHPPFLTFQGEVLTDVNKIEEYLEEMLVPPKYPKLASKNRESNTAGNDIFAKFSAYVKNKRPDKNRALEKGLDKSLAKLNTYLESPLPDELQVGHNRGEGESKRKYLDGDELTLADCNLLPKLHVVKVVSKKYRNYEIPSEFRGLWRYLGNAYERDEFTNTCAADVEIELAYKDVAKRLGK encoded by the exons ATGACGGATACCGCGGCCGGGGAGGACAAGGACCCTGATATTGAGCTGTTTGTGAAG GCTGGGAGTGACGGGGAGAGCATCGGAAACTGTCCCTTCTCTCAGCGCCTCTTTATGATCCTCTGGCTCAAAGGTGTCGTCTTCAATGTCACCACCGTCGACCTCAAGAG GAAACCGGCTGACCTTCACAACTTGGCCCCGGGTACACACCCGCCCTTCCTCACCTTCCAGGGGGAGGTTCTCACTGACGTCAACAAAATAGAGGAGTACCTGGAGGAGATGCTGGTTCCACCAAA GTATCCCAAACTTGCATCAAAGAATCGGGAATCCAACACAGCGGGGAACGACATATTTGCAAAGTTCTCCGCTTATGTCAAAAACAAACGGCCAGATAAAAATCGAG CATTAGAGAAAGGTCTAGACAAGTCCCTGGCTAAGCTCAATACGTATCTGGAGAGTCCTCTCCCCGACGAGCTTCAGGTGGGACACAACAGAGGCGAGGGCGAATCCAAGCGCAAGTACCTGGACGGAGACGAACTGACGCTGGCTGACTGCAACCTTCTGCCCAAACTTCACGTTGTCAAG GTGGTTTCGAAGAAATACCGGAACTATGAAATTCCCTCTGAATTCCGAGGGTTGTGGCGTTACCTCGGCAACGCCTACGAACGAGACGAGTTCACCAACACGTGCGCAGCGGATGTGGAAATCGAGCTGGCCTACAAGGACGTGGCAAAGAGGTTGGGAAAGTGA
- the clic5a gene encoding chloride intracellular channel protein 5a isoform X1, which translates to MCEPDTHVHGQSLAFSPPMNYYWGPFSIGAAALNGLKAGSDGESIGNCPFSQRLFMILWLKGVVFNVTTVDLKRKPADLHNLAPGTHPPFLTFQGEVLTDVNKIEEYLEEMLVPPKYPKLASKNRESNTAGNDIFAKFSAYVKNKRPDKNRALEKGLDKSLAKLNTYLESPLPDELQVGHNRGEGESKRKYLDGDELTLADCNLLPKLHVVKVVSKKYRNYEIPSEFRGLWRYLGNAYERDEFTNTCAADVEIELAYKDVAKRLGK; encoded by the exons ATGTGTGAACCTGACACCCACGTGCACGGACaatctctcgctttctctcccccAATGAATTATTACTGGGGTCCTTTCAGTATTGGGGCAGCGGCTCTCAATGGCCTGAAG GCTGGGAGTGACGGGGAGAGCATCGGAAACTGTCCCTTCTCTCAGCGCCTCTTTATGATCCTCTGGCTCAAAGGTGTCGTCTTCAATGTCACCACCGTCGACCTCAAGAG GAAACCGGCTGACCTTCACAACTTGGCCCCGGGTACACACCCGCCCTTCCTCACCTTCCAGGGGGAGGTTCTCACTGACGTCAACAAAATAGAGGAGTACCTGGAGGAGATGCTGGTTCCACCAAA GTATCCCAAACTTGCATCAAAGAATCGGGAATCCAACACAGCGGGGAACGACATATTTGCAAAGTTCTCCGCTTATGTCAAAAACAAACGGCCAGATAAAAATCGAG CATTAGAGAAAGGTCTAGACAAGTCCCTGGCTAAGCTCAATACGTATCTGGAGAGTCCTCTCCCCGACGAGCTTCAGGTGGGACACAACAGAGGCGAGGGCGAATCCAAGCGCAAGTACCTGGACGGAGACGAACTGACGCTGGCTGACTGCAACCTTCTGCCCAAACTTCACGTTGTCAAG GTGGTTTCGAAGAAATACCGGAACTATGAAATTCCCTCTGAATTCCGAGGGTTGTGGCGTTACCTCGGCAACGCCTACGAACGAGACGAGTTCACCAACACGTGCGCAGCGGATGTGGAAATCGAGCTGGCCTACAAGGACGTGGCAAAGAGGTTGGGAAAGTGA